One segment of Anatilimnocola aggregata DNA contains the following:
- a CDS encoding DUF1592 domain-containing protein — MTKSNSVVPMLSWLCISLWLASVQAESPAFDRTIQPLLAKHCVECHGAEKPKADIRLDGPVPNLVDAKTRERWEKVYAMLVRGEMPPSEKPKLTTDELETLTKWIRQEVERGVLADRGGAGRTTMRRLTRVEYARLLQDVLGLHFANVPLQLHEKLPNDPQNPTPVNDGDLLTFQSLHLKTYVELAERAVTATLATEERPRPFEYRIEARGLTPSTIYATHRGFLSKFPPLDNNKTRLAPVTIGSADCTPDGAVRLPPIFRVDNYLGRDKINVGSWYISLPYFEPHGVLHLRIRAGAVFPSGEGAPILRVSLYNNVDNERFGKQVASFPVTNPADSLRDFDVEIPFDLIDFPYVLFQRSKHVSVRITNDYMPIADRGPPPSGEKGKPAPPWPWDEPQLVIDHVEVTGSGAGDWPPRRHRELLAAGDGIENERDRAGAILASVAAKAWRRRVEKDELAPFVALYEKRRIAGDNRDAALQQPLTAVLTSPFALYAVERKSEQITPLSGIELANRLSLFLWGTGPDRELLELANDSRGTLRDKQILAAQVERMLNDPRSHVFTEDFVRRLLSLDRVETDPIEFNLVQKTFHSHQVAALREERLKNDLALEPVRFFEHLLKENRSLYELIGSEQLVVNDRLARYYGIDEPAGADFRPVAAPPDRCAGWLTMAGVLAAASRGNKESTILRGVYLLDRILGESSGTPPGNVEPLEVQAKADAKRRQLTIREQVKLHTSLNTCQLCHRKIDPLGFVWTDFDYLGQKIVPKPDKPLDLNCSGTFPDGRSFANLDEFASLLRGKSTTDRYQFGEVLIRSLTRYALGRQLTLHDDPLIADLVAAARRDGWRLRNVIISIVLSKSFNQG, encoded by the coding sequence ATGACCAAGTCGAATAGTGTGGTGCCGATGCTCTCTTGGCTGTGTATCAGCCTGTGGCTTGCTTCCGTCCAGGCAGAGTCGCCGGCATTCGACCGCACTATCCAGCCGTTGCTGGCGAAGCACTGCGTCGAATGTCACGGGGCGGAAAAGCCGAAGGCCGACATCCGGCTCGACGGGCCGGTTCCGAACTTGGTCGATGCCAAGACGCGGGAGCGGTGGGAAAAGGTCTACGCGATGCTCGTCCGCGGCGAGATGCCGCCGAGCGAAAAGCCGAAACTCACCACGGACGAGTTGGAAACGCTGACAAAGTGGATTCGCCAAGAGGTCGAACGCGGCGTGCTCGCCGATCGCGGCGGCGCGGGGCGGACTACCATGCGGCGGCTGACGCGAGTCGAATACGCGCGGCTGCTCCAGGATGTGCTCGGGTTGCATTTCGCCAACGTGCCACTCCAACTGCATGAGAAGCTGCCGAACGACCCGCAGAATCCGACGCCCGTTAACGACGGCGATCTGCTCACGTTTCAAAGCCTGCATTTGAAGACGTACGTCGAACTGGCCGAGCGGGCCGTCACGGCGACGCTCGCCACGGAGGAGCGACCGCGGCCGTTTGAATATCGGATCGAGGCTCGGGGACTCACCCCGTCGACCATTTACGCGACCCACCGGGGATTCCTCAGCAAGTTCCCGCCGCTGGACAACAACAAGACGCGGCTCGCGCCAGTTACGATCGGTTCGGCCGATTGCACGCCGGACGGCGCGGTGCGGCTGCCGCCGATCTTTCGCGTCGACAACTATCTGGGGCGCGACAAGATCAACGTCGGCTCGTGGTATATCTCGCTGCCGTACTTCGAGCCGCATGGCGTGCTGCACCTCCGCATTCGGGCCGGCGCGGTGTTTCCTTCGGGCGAAGGAGCCCCGATCCTCCGCGTGTCGCTTTACAACAACGTCGACAACGAACGGTTCGGCAAGCAGGTCGCGTCGTTCCCGGTCACGAACCCGGCCGACTCGCTGCGCGATTTCGACGTGGAGATTCCGTTCGACCTGATCGACTTTCCCTACGTGTTGTTTCAGCGTTCGAAGCACGTTTCGGTGCGGATCACGAACGACTACATGCCGATCGCAGACCGCGGCCCGCCTCCGTCCGGCGAAAAGGGAAAGCCCGCGCCGCCGTGGCCGTGGGACGAGCCGCAGCTTGTCATCGACCACGTCGAAGTCACGGGGTCGGGAGCCGGCGACTGGCCTCCGCGTCGGCATCGCGAGTTGCTCGCGGCCGGCGATGGCATAGAAAACGAACGAGATCGCGCGGGGGCGATTCTGGCGAGCGTGGCGGCGAAAGCGTGGCGGCGGCGAGTGGAAAAGGACGAACTCGCGCCGTTCGTTGCGCTCTACGAGAAACGTCGTATCGCCGGCGACAATCGCGATGCGGCGCTGCAGCAACCGCTGACGGCTGTGCTCACATCGCCGTTTGCGCTCTACGCCGTCGAACGCAAGTCCGAGCAGATCACGCCGCTCAGCGGGATCGAGCTGGCGAATCGGCTGTCGTTGTTCCTCTGGGGAACCGGGCCGGATCGCGAGTTGCTGGAACTAGCTAACGACAGTCGAGGTACGCTTCGCGATAAACAAATCCTCGCCGCGCAGGTCGAACGAATGCTCAACGACCCGCGCAGCCATGTGTTCACCGAGGACTTCGTCCGACGCTTGCTCTCGCTGGATCGTGTCGAAACCGATCCAATCGAATTCAACCTCGTCCAGAAAACATTCCACAGCCACCAAGTAGCCGCACTCCGCGAAGAACGACTGAAAAACGATCTTGCGCTCGAGCCAGTTCGGTTCTTCGAGCACCTATTGAAGGAAAACCGCTCGCTCTACGAGCTGATTGGCAGCGAGCAGCTTGTCGTGAATGACCGGCTAGCCCGCTACTACGGCATCGACGAGCCGGCTGGCGCCGACTTCCGCCCGGTCGCCGCGCCGCCCGATCGCTGCGCGGGCTGGCTGACGATGGCGGGCGTACTGGCCGCCGCGTCGCGGGGAAACAAGGAGTCGACGATCCTCCGCGGCGTCTATCTGCTCGACCGCATCCTGGGCGAATCATCCGGCACGCCGCCGGGCAACGTCGAACCGCTCGAAGTTCAAGCCAAGGCCGACGCGAAGCGCCGCCAATTAACGATACGCGAACAGGTGAAGCTGCACACGTCCCTCAACACCTGTCAGCTTTGCCATCGCAAGATCGACCCGCTCGGTTTCGTCTGGACGGACTTCGATTACCTCGGCCAGAAGATCGTGCCCAAGCCCGATAAGCCCTTGGACCTGAATTGCTCCGGCACATTTCCCGACGGTCGCTCGTTCGCGAATCTCGACGAATTCGCGTCACTGCTGCGCGGCAAATCAACGACCGATCGCTACCAGTTCGGCGAAGTGCTGATCCGCAGCCTCACCCGTTACGCCCTCGGCCGGCAATTGACGTTGCATGACGACCCACTGATCGCCGACCTTGTTGCCGCCGC